A window of the Gloeothece verrucosa PCC 7822 genome harbors these coding sequences:
- a CDS encoding IS5/IS1182 family transposase, whose product MNLCFGKFFALFLLQLAIVLQKFPSLEPTFRSTEAIRNKLRNKKITPIIPRKSNQKRRERFNQGLYRERNRVERLINRLKQFRRIATRYEKYAHNYLAMLAHRYAGLLRRSLLYFSGYKMSLQTRPNLILRS is encoded by the coding sequence ATGAACTTATGCTTTGGCAAGTTTTTTGCGCTTTTTCTCCTTCAATTGGCGATCGTTCTTCAAAAATTTCCCTCTCTGGAACCGACTTTTCGATCTACTGAAGCTATCAGAAATAAATTACGGAACAAGAAAATTACTCCCATTATTCCTCGTAAAAGTAATCAAAAAAGGCGAGAACGCTTTAATCAAGGTCTGTATCGTGAGCGCAATCGTGTAGAAAGACTGATTAACCGACTCAAACAATTTCGTCGTATAGCGACAAGATATGAAAAATATGCCCACAACTATTTGGCTATGTTGGCGCACCGCTACGCGGGTCTGCTTCGCAGATCACTTCTATACTTCTCTGGCTATAAAATGAGTTTGCAGACACGCCCTAATTTGATTCTTAGGAGTTAA
- a CDS encoding PEP-CTERM sorting domain-containing protein has translation MLKLTLLTLSSVAALVFGDVLKVSAAVLNSSFESGNFQSWSTAGQVTVEDANFGVTPQDGTYQAVLETLQDTTGVGGSDLENFLGLTVGSLTDLGVTEGSAIKQTVTLKAGDIISFSWNFLTDQDPSENSYNDLGFFVLNGFTPLADTTEAANLSLFTRLSRETGYKTASITVQAAGIYLLGFGVVDVDKTDSGDTAVNSALLIDNISVTSVPEPLTLLGVATAALLGTVFKRNLS, from the coding sequence ATGTTAAAACTAACTTTGTTAACTTTAAGTTCAGTAGCGGCTTTAGTTTTTGGTGATGTACTCAAAGTCAGTGCGGCTGTTTTAAATAGTAGTTTTGAAAGCGGAAACTTCCAATCTTGGTCAACAGCCGGTCAAGTAACAGTAGAAGATGCTAATTTTGGCGTAACTCCTCAAGATGGGACTTATCAAGCGGTGTTAGAAACCCTACAGGATACAACCGGAGTAGGGGGTTCAGATTTAGAAAACTTTTTGGGACTCACTGTCGGAAGTTTAACTGACTTAGGAGTGACAGAAGGTTCTGCCATTAAGCAAACTGTTACTCTTAAGGCGGGAGATATAATTAGCTTCTCTTGGAACTTTTTAACGGATCAAGACCCTAGTGAAAATAGTTATAATGATTTAGGGTTTTTTGTTTTAAATGGATTCACTCCTCTCGCTGATACAACTGAAGCGGCTAACCTCAGTTTATTTACTCGATTAAGTCGAGAAACAGGCTATAAAACAGCTTCTATTACAGTACAAGCAGCAGGAATTTATCTATTAGGATTTGGAGTGGTAGATGTGGATAAAACAGACAGTGGAGATACGGCGGTTAATTCGGCTTTATTAATAGATAACATCAGTGTTACTTCTGTTCCTGAACCTTTGACCTTGTTAGGAGTAGCTACTGCGGCTTTATTGGGTACGGTTTTTAAACGTAACTTATCGTAA